The Terriglobia bacterium genome segment TGCGGAGGAAGGGGCCAAGGTGGTTGTCGCCGACCTCGATGAGTCGGGGGCGACTCAAACGGTGGAGGCGATTACGGCTGCGGGTGGAATGGCGCTGGCCCGCCGCCTCGACGTGACTTTGGAAGTGGAGTGGCATCGCACCATTCAATTTCTGGAGCAGGCATGGGGACCCCTGGAGGTCCTTGTTCAAAGCGCCGGCATTTCATCGGCCATGGCGATCACGGAGATGACGCTCAAGGAGTGGCGTCATGTTATGGCCGTCAATCTGGACGGCATCTTTCTGGGAACCTGCGCCGGTATCAAATCGATGCAGCAGAACCGGCGCGGCAGCATCATCAACCTGGCCTCAGCCTCCGGGATCAAGGCCGCACCCGGCGCGAGCGCTTACTGCGCCAGCAAAGCGGGTGTCATCCATTTTTCAAAGACGGCCGCCCTCGAATGCATCCAAAGAGGCGACAACATCCGGATTAATTCGGTTTCTCCCGGTGGAGTCCGGACGCCGATGTGGAGCAAGATGCCGAACTGGTCGGAAGTCGCGCGTTCCGAAGCGTGGAACGCACCCATCGACGCCGTGCCGCTGAAACGCTTTGCCGCGCCCGAGGAGATCGCGCAGGCAATCCTCTTCCTCGCCTCCGATGAGTCGTCGTATATCACCGGGACCGATTTGGTGGTTGATGGCGGGTACACAGCCTGACAAGGTGTCCGGCACCGGCTAATTCATTGCCTGCTCGTTCGATTCAACACCCCGCACCTGCGATCTTTGCATAATCATCCAGCCTTCGTGCGTTTGATGACGGAGGTAAGTCGCGAATTGAAGGGTTATCGTCGTGAGTTTGGAAATCAACCGGGTTGAATTGAGAAAGGCGAATGTGATCTGCTAGTCCAGGATTTGAAGAGGGTGCGCGAGATTGGATGCGGAAAGCTCGTTCTTCAAAGAGAGAGGCAGGGAATGGAGCAATCATCACAGGGGATCCGGATCGTAGCAATCAGCGGGAGCGTCCGCCCAGGGAACTACACGAACATGGCAGTTGCGCTGATCGTGGATGAGTTCAAAAAACATCCGCAAATCGATTTGAAAGTCATCGATCCGGCCCTGTTGAACCTACCCTTTCCAGGAATGGATCCCGGATCCGAGGCGACGAAGGAATTACAGGAGATGGTCCGGAATGCAACCGGCATCATTTTGGCCACACCGGAGTATCATGGAAGCTTCAGCAGCGTCATGAAACTGGTGATCGAAAACCTCGGGTTTCCCTCCGTCCTGGCAGGAAAGCCTGTCACCCTTTTGGGTGTGGCGGCGGGATCGATCGGGGCGATCAAGTCCTTGGAGATGCTGCGCAGCGTGTGTTCCCACATTGGTGCCTTCGTGCTTCCCCTGTCGATCTCCGTCGC includes the following:
- a CDS encoding SDR family oxidoreductase, producing the protein MENKVRGRVVDKVALVTGGASGIGQAVAVLLAEEGAKVVVADLDESGATQTVEAITAAGGMALARRLDVTLEVEWHRTIQFLEQAWGPLEVLVQSAGISSAMAITEMTLKEWRHVMAVNLDGIFLGTCAGIKSMQQNRRGSIINLASASGIKAAPGASAYCASKAGVIHFSKTAALECIQRGDNIRINSVSPGGVRTPMWSKMPNWSEVARSEAWNAPIDAVPLKRFAAPEEIAQAILFLASDESSYITGTDLVVDGGYTA
- a CDS encoding NAD(P)H-dependent oxidoreductase, with product MEQSSQGIRIVAISGSVRPGNYTNMAVALIVDEFKKHPQIDLKVIDPALLNLPFPGMDPGSEATKELQEMVRNATGIILATPEYHGSFSSVMKLVIENLGFPSVLAGKPVTLLGVAAGSIGAIKSLEMLRSVCSHIGAFVLPLSISVANVQKVFDKDGHCLDPSVEKMVRSVATHLINYIQKNICPAIELERILRVGPS